From a region of the Paenibacillus segetis genome:
- a CDS encoding GNAT family N-acetyltransferase → MFKRVENELELAMFNGVWTTVWLEKGFDLEFSDRILERYVVVTKEGHYVGTTEIKPFSSGSPINETAAFDRHPAVMLAEGAVAEIDKMAVLQSYRGHFISELLSALVDFGEKNQLKYYVALLEPVLQRALRISFRIPMEKISQKVFYKGDYVVPTILNVEEVYNHKDRYSWLSFPQSAVYSGAGIG, encoded by the coding sequence ATGTTTAAAAGAGTTGAGAATGAACTGGAGCTGGCGATGTTTAACGGCGTTTGGACCACCGTGTGGCTGGAAAAAGGTTTTGACCTGGAGTTTTCCGACCGGATTCTCGAAAGATACGTAGTCGTTACCAAAGAAGGGCATTACGTAGGAACGACGGAGATCAAGCCATTCAGCAGTGGCAGTCCCATTAACGAGACAGCGGCATTTGATCGGCATCCGGCCGTCATGCTGGCTGAAGGGGCAGTGGCGGAAATCGATAAGATGGCTGTGCTGCAAAGCTACCGCGGTCATTTCATATCGGAGCTACTATCCGCGCTGGTGGATTTCGGGGAAAAGAATCAGCTGAAGTACTACGTCGCACTACTAGAACCGGTATTGCAGCGGGCGCTGCGGATTTCGTTCCGGATCCCGATGGAGAAGATTTCGCAGAAGGTGTTCTATAAAGGCGATTACGTCGTTCCCACGATCTTGAACGTGGAGGAAGTATACAACCATAAAGACCGTTACTCCTGGCTCTCATTCCCGCAGAGCGCCGTGTATAGTGGAGCCGGGATCGGATAG
- a CDS encoding exosporium protein C translates to MVRILDKAAVQPRSRFNLANSSIIRRSPARSRLATITIRIPVNSQPNRVDLIATVGVRGVTGIAQILFRISRDGREIFNTLQGIESAASEQNYAITFQAEDRNVRTGTHVYTVTAENTTANTRADIVGPISFSGLAVKTRT, encoded by the coding sequence TTGGTACGTATTCTAGATAAAGCTGCCGTCCAACCGCGCAGTAGATTCAACTTAGCAAATTCATCTATTATCCGAAGATCACCAGCAAGATCTCGTCTTGCAACAATCACGATACGGATTCCAGTAAATTCTCAACCTAATCGGGTAGATTTGATAGCAACCGTAGGTGTTCGAGGTGTCACTGGCATTGCGCAAATTCTCTTTAGAATCTCTCGCGATGGAAGAGAGATTTTCAACACACTACAAGGTATAGAATCAGCGGCATCTGAACAAAATTATGCTATTACATTCCAGGCGGAAGATAGAAATGTAAGAACGGGTACCCATGTTTACACAGTTACTGCAGAGAATACTACTGCAAATACAAGAGCCGATATTGTTGGACCGATATCGTTTAGTGGGCTAGCCGTTAAAACGAGAACTTAA
- a CDS encoding sigma-70 family RNA polymerase sigma factor, with the protein MMNDQQLIQQAKSGCNNSFATLIKNRGEKLYKVAYCYVKDEALALEVVSEATYKSYISIGKLEHTEYFDTWLVRIVMNEALDVIRKRKRLVFTGEVWEEVTTPQKSGVEDRLDLYEAIDQLKEDEKEILTLKYFGDLTFEHIARQLGKPENTIKTKHYRALDKVKAILEGGRQNGITRV; encoded by the coding sequence ATGATGAACGATCAACAATTGATACAACAGGCCAAATCTGGCTGTAATAATAGTTTTGCGACATTAATCAAGAACCGAGGAGAGAAATTATATAAGGTAGCTTACTGTTATGTAAAGGACGAGGCATTGGCGTTAGAAGTTGTCTCGGAGGCTACTTATAAGAGCTATATTAGCATAGGTAAGCTGGAGCATACAGAGTATTTCGATACATGGTTAGTTCGTATTGTTATGAATGAAGCGCTTGATGTAATCCGTAAACGCAAACGGTTAGTCTTCACCGGAGAGGTTTGGGAAGAGGTTACCACACCGCAGAAGTCCGGCGTTGAAGATCGATTGGATTTATATGAGGCTATAGACCAGTTGAAGGAAGATGAGAAAGAAATATTGACGCTCAAATATTTTGGAGATTTAACGTTTGAACATATCGCGAGGCAGCTGGGTAAACCGGAGAACACGATTAAAACCAAGCATTATCGTGCGCTGGACAAGGTCAAGGCAATTTTAGAAGGAGGGCGACAAAATGGAATTACAAGAGTATGA
- a CDS encoding SPOR domain-containing protein has product MELQEYDNLNIPNNLDDYIDRGIAKGVAHNMKETPPLQKRRNPFRIWGQVAAAVIIGGGLFLTVAANVPVMAKGLENIPVVGNLVKVLDFSHQNAQSGGQVTDGAKVTVGSGTENTIDIHFKINGDSISDVPAYTTKYDKYPYKLTFEFNGVREFDAQAAIEELRSLPYVKDVYSIITLDDSAYRFAVEFSQDVDVSVSEYKEPGMIQVTATAKDNKEAEAKEPAYFIQSGSYEMGESLSILEEYLFSYDAVSIQKDQQGTYIVQMGPFSTEEEAASQLKQIQAEVPDAQDFYIAERAEGKRPASR; this is encoded by the coding sequence ATGGAATTACAAGAGTATGACAACCTTAACATCCCTAACAATTTAGATGACTATATTGATCGCGGAATTGCAAAAGGGGTAGCACACAATATGAAGGAAACGCCACCTCTTCAAAAAAGAAGAAATCCATTTCGGATTTGGGGACAAGTTGCAGCAGCGGTGATTATTGGAGGCGGATTGTTCTTAACAGTGGCGGCAAATGTGCCTGTGATGGCAAAGGGATTAGAGAATATCCCCGTGGTCGGCAATCTGGTGAAGGTTCTGGACTTTTCACATCAGAACGCGCAGTCTGGAGGCCAGGTGACGGATGGAGCAAAGGTGACTGTAGGTTCGGGTACGGAGAATACAATTGATATTCATTTTAAAATCAATGGAGATTCTATCTCGGATGTTCCTGCTTATACTACAAAATATGACAAGTACCCTTACAAGTTAACGTTCGAGTTCAATGGGGTACGCGAGTTTGATGCGCAGGCGGCAATAGAAGAGCTTCGTTCATTACCATATGTAAAAGATGTCTATAGCATTATCACACTTGATGATTCCGCATATCGTTTTGCAGTGGAATTCTCGCAGGATGTGGATGTCTCGGTATCTGAATATAAAGAACCAGGAATGATTCAAGTGACTGCAACAGCAAAGGATAATAAGGAAGCGGAGGCAAAGGAACCGGCGTACTTTATTCAAAGCGGATCCTATGAGATGGGCGAGTCGTTATCGATCTTGGAAGAGTACCTATTCTCTTATGACGCTGTCAGCATTCAGAAAGATCAGCAGGGTACCTATATCGTACAAATGGGTCCTTTCTCGACAGAAGAAGAAGCAGCGAGTCAGTTGAAGCAAATACAAGCAGAGGTACCCGATGCCCAGGACTTTTATATCGCAGAAAGAGCAGAAGGAAAACGTCCAGCATCGCGATAA
- a CDS encoding alpha/beta hydrolase: protein MTQTEEIKTKNRTRASKIGRLLLKIFGAILILIVLFLATTYIVNIFSNKSDLNKIEPYGQSATVDGKKLNVLIQGQGEETIVLLTGYGTAAPALDFKPLVDELAPYYKVAVVEPLGYGLSDDTTKERTSENMVSEIHEALQQLDIDRYILMGHSIAGIYGLEYVNKYGDEVTAFVGIDSSVPTQGGMDTEFPINMFKFLRQSGLGRLAMKVSGDPYAEIAAFDDETKEQLRLISLKNMYNSSMMNEMEHFNDNFIAARRLKFPADLPLLLFVQANNTDVEGWIPLHEEQTKDSVLGKMITVEGDHYLHHTKSKEIVQDFREYMKEVNAGAKE, encoded by the coding sequence ATGACACAAACAGAGGAAATAAAGACAAAGAATAGAACGAGGGCAAGTAAAATAGGGCGCCTATTGCTTAAAATATTTGGAGCGATCTTGATACTCATCGTGCTGTTTCTTGCCACCACGTATATAGTGAATATCTTCAGTAACAAATCGGATCTGAACAAGATCGAGCCCTATGGTCAGTCTGCAACCGTCGACGGGAAGAAGCTCAATGTCTTGATTCAAGGACAAGGCGAAGAAACCATAGTGCTCTTAACGGGTTATGGAACGGCAGCACCAGCCCTTGATTTTAAGCCGCTAGTGGATGAGCTAGCTCCATATTACAAAGTCGCCGTGGTCGAGCCTTTGGGTTATGGATTAAGCGACGATACCACCAAGGAAAGAACCTCAGAGAATATGGTAAGTGAAATTCATGAAGCGCTGCAGCAGCTTGATATTGATCGTTATATCCTCATGGGCCATTCCATTGCAGGTATTTACGGACTGGAGTATGTGAACAAATATGGGGACGAGGTAACCGCATTTGTCGGGATCGATAGCAGTGTTCCAACGCAAGGCGGCATGGATACTGAATTCCCAATCAATATGTTTAAATTCCTCAGACAATCAGGATTAGGCAGATTGGCAATGAAGGTATCCGGTGACCCGTATGCAGAAATAGCAGCATTTGATGATGAGACAAAAGAACAATTGAGATTGATTTCGCTCAAAAACATGTATAATTCCAGCATGATGAATGAAATGGAACATTTTAATGATAATTTTATCGCCGCTAGAAGGCTGAAATTCCCAGCAGATCTCCCGCTTCTACTCTTTGTACAAGCGAATAATACAGACGTCGAAGGATGGATACCATTGCATGAAGAACAAACCAAAGATTCTGTTCTAGGCAAAATGATAACCGTAGAAGGAGATCATTATTTGCATCATACCAAGTCCAAAGAAATCGTTCAGGACTTCAGAGAATATATGAAAGAAGTAAATGCAGGTGCAAAAGAGTAG
- a CDS encoding methyl-accepting chemotaxis protein, giving the protein MNNIDILIAAVPYIKQMIRADIMIGVTDREQFLFYEPSAKIDFGLRPGDPIPADDKNLRTALNGTFSSTQLPASIYGFPISAIAIPIKDENGVIIGAFATAQSTETQQHLEANMEKLNSITGRLVDMVQTVAAHSEELSATSEQIMTNTKYAVENSSEINGTIRFIQEISNQTNLLGLNAAIEAARVGEAGAGFGVVAKEVRKLSVSTKEATNNISTTLSSVQKSIQQLESDFSQIVLSSQEQAVLVTDFMSIIEQLNESNQQMKAFIEGLIHHR; this is encoded by the coding sequence ATGAATAATATAGATATCCTTATAGCAGCTGTCCCTTATATTAAGCAGATGATTAGAGCAGACATTATGATTGGTGTCACGGACCGTGAGCAATTTCTATTCTATGAGCCTTCGGCAAAAATAGATTTTGGACTTCGACCTGGGGATCCCATCCCTGCAGATGATAAGAATCTTCGAACCGCTCTAAATGGAACGTTCTCTTCTACCCAACTTCCAGCCAGTATCTATGGATTTCCTATCAGTGCTATCGCCATTCCAATTAAAGATGAGAATGGAGTTATTATTGGGGCTTTTGCTACGGCACAGTCTACTGAAACTCAGCAACACCTTGAAGCGAACATGGAGAAACTCAACAGTATTACAGGACGACTAGTGGATATGGTTCAAACGGTGGCAGCGCATTCAGAGGAACTGTCTGCAACCAGCGAACAGATTATGACGAATACGAAGTATGCAGTTGAGAATTCCTCGGAGATCAATGGCACAATTCGATTTATTCAAGAAATTTCTAATCAGACGAACCTGCTTGGACTAAATGCTGCAATTGAAGCAGCTAGAGTTGGTGAAGCGGGAGCCGGATTTGGCGTTGTTGCCAAAGAGGTAAGAAAGCTATCTGTTAGCACTAAGGAAGCAACCAACAATATCTCCACAACATTATCTAGTGTTCAGAAGTCCATTCAGCAGCTGGAATCCGACTTCTCACAAATCGTCCTATCTTCCCAAGAGCAGGCCGTCTTAGTTACCGACTTTATGAGCATTATCGAACAGCTCAATGAATCCAACCAGCAGATGAAAGCCTTTATCGAAGGTTTGATTCACCATAGATAG
- a CDS encoding methyl-accepting chemotaxis protein, protein MKTGELTELDKRNRLFVIILWGMLGLGVLTDLAIGLGMNMILLLVGVGLLTCGTATWMTYRRVLVNYIKYFVACIFTIIILLLILSDPHPIISTYFLIYVSLAVMTLYADYRPIIFSGILGAIASTYLYLDPTYREQLFPGESLVYLYLYLAFATAALAFSATFSQRLQQQVTERQQETLEAKVMVDGMFQQLGDSVLVLNEFNGTQQSGVREAGDISKEVTYSFAEMTASIEKQTDNIMHINEYTQIMNEAVGHLLDGTGQLQHYATDNAKLTERSSTQIGLLSGEVQSVHEMMDHTVRMMQMLNEENDRVSSIVTVIRGLAEQTNLLALNAAIEAARAGEHGKGFAVVSGEVRKLADSSSRAASEIDGILSVIRDRIHALNTQVLQGQQAVTTSSEVSLEVKQLIQTIHENMEQVKEHADQVGGSAVDLHKRQQDITESMADIAASTQQNMASVEEMHGIMCDQDSKIGELVQDYGKLDKLILDMKQLVSKQ, encoded by the coding sequence ATGAAAACGGGTGAACTTACTGAACTGGATAAACGCAATCGGCTTTTCGTCATCATTTTATGGGGGATGCTGGGGCTGGGTGTTCTGACGGATTTGGCCATCGGACTAGGCATGAACATGATCCTACTATTGGTTGGCGTCGGGCTCCTCACTTGCGGCACGGCCACCTGGATGACTTATCGACGCGTGTTGGTCAACTATATCAAATATTTTGTGGCCTGTATTTTTACGATCATCATTTTGCTGCTGATTTTGTCGGATCCCCATCCGATCATCAGCACGTACTTTCTGATTTATGTTAGTTTAGCGGTCATGACGCTGTACGCGGATTACAGACCGATTATATTCTCCGGCATTCTGGGAGCGATCGCTAGCACCTATTTGTATCTGGATCCGACGTATCGGGAGCAGCTGTTCCCGGGAGAGTCGCTCGTATACTTATATCTGTACTTGGCATTTGCAACGGCGGCGCTCGCATTTTCAGCTACATTCAGCCAGCGGCTGCAGCAGCAGGTAACGGAAAGACAACAGGAGACGCTGGAGGCTAAGGTGATGGTGGACGGCATGTTTCAGCAGTTGGGGGATTCGGTGCTTGTCTTGAATGAGTTCAACGGTACCCAACAGTCAGGCGTACGGGAAGCCGGGGACATCTCAAAGGAAGTCACGTACAGCTTTGCCGAAATGACGGCCTCCATCGAAAAGCAAACGGACAACATTATGCATATCAACGAATATACCCAAATCATGAACGAAGCGGTCGGTCACCTGCTGGATGGAACGGGACAGTTGCAGCATTACGCCACCGACAACGCCAAGCTCACGGAGCGCAGTAGCACGCAGATCGGCTTACTCTCCGGCGAGGTACAGAGCGTGCATGAGATGATGGACCACACGGTACGGATGATGCAGATGCTGAACGAGGAGAACGATCGTGTCAGCTCCATCGTAACGGTTATCCGCGGCTTGGCGGAACAGACGAACTTGCTGGCATTGAATGCAGCAATTGAAGCAGCACGTGCCGGAGAGCACGGGAAGGGATTTGCGGTCGTATCGGGCGAGGTGCGGAAGCTGGCCGACAGCTCCAGCAGGGCCGCTTCGGAGATTGATGGCATTTTATCGGTCATCCGGGATCGGATCCATGCGCTCAATACCCAGGTTCTACAGGGGCAGCAAGCCGTGACGACTAGCAGTGAGGTATCCCTAGAAGTGAAGCAGCTGATCCAGACCATCCATGAGAATATGGAACAGGTCAAGGAGCACGCCGACCAGGTCGGCGGTTCCGCCGTAGATCTTCACAAACGCCAGCAAGACATCACGGAGAGCATGGCGGATATCGCGGCTTCGACGCAGCAGAATATGGCCTCGGTTGAAGAAATGCATGGCATCATGTGCGACCAGGACTCGAAGATCGGTGAGCTGGTTCAAGATTACGGCAAGCTGGACAAGCTGATCTTGGACATGAAGCAGTTGGTATCCAAACAATAG
- a CDS encoding alpha/beta fold hydrolase — protein MTQQEDKKTRNGTKLKKVRNMLLKIIGAIVIAIVLFLGIVYIVNVMCSHSEQKRLEPYGQHVSVDGKKMNVLIQGTGEETVVLLPGLSTAAPALDFKPLIEELSPFYKVVVVEPFGYGLSDVTEKERTTENIVREIHDALQGLNIERYILMGHSISGVYGLDYVNKYENEVIAFVGLDSSVPTITEKVESSQLEVMKWLKKSGLSRLVLKLGTDPLAALPYDDGTKEQMRILMHKNLFNSNVINEVEQMYSNFKAAESESFPNNLPIIFFIQANHPVTDRWGPEHEAQISNSVHGKVMRFEADHYIHRTKAKEIVENFRVFMEEIR, from the coding sequence GTGACGCAACAAGAGGACAAGAAAACGAGGAATGGAACGAAACTAAAGAAAGTACGAAACATGTTGCTGAAAATCATAGGAGCAATCGTTATAGCCATTGTTCTTTTTCTAGGTATTGTTTATATCGTTAACGTGATGTGTAGCCATTCGGAGCAAAAAAGATTAGAGCCTTACGGTCAGCACGTATCCGTAGACGGGAAGAAGATGAATGTTCTGATCCAAGGAACAGGCGAAGAAACCGTCGTACTCCTACCTGGTCTGTCAACAGCAGCACCCGCACTGGATTTCAAGCCGTTAATCGAAGAGCTATCACCCTTCTACAAAGTCGTCGTCGTTGAACCTTTTGGCTACGGATTAAGTGATGTAACCGAAAAGGAACGCACCACAGAGAATATTGTCCGTGAAATTCACGATGCCTTACAAGGTCTTAATATTGAACGTTATATTCTCATGGGACACTCCATTTCAGGCGTTTACGGACTCGATTATGTGAATAAATACGAAAACGAGGTTATTGCATTTGTCGGGCTCGATAGCAGTGTTCCGACGATAACGGAGAAGGTTGAATCGTCCCAACTCGAAGTGATGAAATGGCTCAAAAAATCAGGTCTCTCCAGATTGGTCTTGAAATTGGGGACGGACCCATTAGCTGCACTTCCGTATGATGATGGAACGAAAGAGCAAATGAGAATTCTTATGCACAAAAACCTGTTTAATTCGAACGTAATAAATGAAGTTGAACAAATGTATTCTAATTTTAAAGCAGCCGAAAGTGAATCATTTCCCAACAATCTTCCTATTATTTTCTTTATCCAAGCGAATCATCCCGTAACAGATCGATGGGGACCTGAGCATGAAGCACAAATATCAAATTCTGTACATGGAAAAGTAATGCGGTTTGAAGCAGATCATTACATCCATCGTACCAAAGCCAAAGAAATCGTAGAGAACTTTAGAGTATTCATGGAAGAAATCAGATAA
- a CDS encoding sensor histidine kinase: MIKSLYTRVVLIYLVSVIVGTVIAFTVSVWVFEEKLNENMRMISLHFAQDIVRIYETIPLREADSLVSEMKQLDSYHIRIYDETGQITSYGNLNGQQPATVSMEQVNQVLDGEDVQVNPNGVASVLIGLPLITEKGTKAMFVEPLTPPSTTYTKNWLYSFLIYSLITGSLFILVASMFIVRPIKKLTKATRRIAAGDFNVKLNIKQAGELGTLARSFEEMTHDLQQLEQMRREFVSNVSHEVQSPLTSISGYALALKQVGIADSDRSRYLDIIIAEADRMSKMSDGLLKLSLLEAQSQQLQLVTFSLDEQIRRVIVAIQPQWSARNISFELDLKNVRLTADYDLLNQVWTNILGNSIKFSEDGGVINVNIKQDIKNVTVRISDSGIGISLEDQKRIFERFFKADRSHSRKYGGSGMGLAIVKQIVLLHQGDISVESELDQGTTFIVTLPITSPTD, encoded by the coding sequence ATGATCAAATCGTTATATACACGGGTTGTCCTGATCTATCTAGTCTCCGTGATCGTGGGCACGGTCATTGCTTTTACGGTATCTGTGTGGGTGTTTGAAGAGAAATTGAACGAAAATATGCGAATGATCTCACTTCACTTCGCCCAGGACATCGTCCGGATTTATGAGACCATTCCGTTACGTGAAGCGGACTCGCTTGTAAGTGAAATGAAACAGCTCGATTCGTATCATATTCGAATTTATGATGAGACAGGTCAAATTACGTCTTATGGAAATCTTAACGGACAACAACCTGCCACGGTATCGATGGAACAAGTGAATCAGGTACTTGATGGCGAAGATGTCCAAGTCAATCCGAATGGTGTTGCTTCGGTTCTCATAGGGCTACCTTTAATAACAGAAAAGGGGACGAAGGCCATGTTTGTGGAGCCGCTCACGCCCCCGTCCACCACTTATACTAAGAATTGGCTATATTCTTTTTTGATCTATTCATTGATCACGGGAAGCCTATTCATTCTGGTTGCCTCCATGTTCATAGTCAGACCGATCAAAAAGCTGACCAAGGCGACTAGGCGTATAGCGGCAGGAGACTTCAACGTCAAGCTGAATATAAAGCAAGCAGGGGAACTCGGCACTCTGGCTCGCAGCTTCGAAGAAATGACGCATGATCTACAGCAACTTGAGCAAATGCGTAGAGAGTTCGTATCGAACGTGTCGCACGAGGTTCAGTCGCCGCTCACTTCGATATCCGGTTATGCTCTTGCACTCAAGCAAGTAGGCATCGCGGATAGCGATCGAAGTCGTTATCTCGATATTATCATCGCGGAAGCAGATCGGATGTCCAAGATGAGCGATGGCCTACTCAAGCTGAGTCTGCTTGAAGCGCAGTCACAGCAGTTACAACTGGTCACATTCAGCCTGGATGAACAGATCAGACGCGTCATCGTTGCAATCCAACCGCAATGGTCGGCTCGTAACATCTCTTTTGAGCTCGATTTGAAGAACGTTCGCCTAACGGCAGATTATGATCTATTAAATCAGGTGTGGACGAACATCCTCGGGAATAGTATCAAATTCTCTGAGGACGGCGGCGTGATTAACGTCAACATCAAACAAGATATCAAGAACGTGACCGTGCGCATATCCGACTCAGGCATTGGGATTTCGCTCGAGGACCAGAAGCGCATATTCGAGCGGTTCTTCAAGGCCGATCGTTCCCACAGCCGGAAGTATGGTGGAAGCGGCATGGGACTTGCTATCGTTAAACAGATCGTATTGCTTCATCAGGGAGACATCTCGGTGGAAAGTGAACTTGACCAAGGAACAACCTTCATAGTGACCTTGCCCATCACATCGCCGACAGATTAG
- a CDS encoding phosphodiester glycosidase family protein, translated as MKKVILLVVLAFVCLVPTAFGAAPAKNFVIVDAKSNESFVPIRFLNGYNGTTVTWTAADQRIDIVKEQTKLTLFVGKTTGTLNEEPVQLTGAPFNDNGVTYVPLQVVSKALNMQVTWDKELSSVKLNQDDVSAASLPFLTRDKNGNVNNSKPIVSEKKTFKVGKKSFTVQMVTISLLHPKIDMDVVLAGNTIGKVEELSSLAKRNNAAVAINGTFFDAYTTGDYKAPYGYIISGNEILKQSGGDRRTVFTYDKNHLVELIPGMDFLDRFKLGTIEGGLQAGPRLLTNGKVTIDVVKEGFKDPKILTGGGARSALGITRDHKLILITTGGATIPQLAEIMKQAGAYQAMNLDGGASSGLYYNGKYITTPGRKISNAIVIKYQ; from the coding sequence ATGAAAAAAGTCATCTTGCTTGTAGTTTTAGCTTTTGTTTGTCTTGTACCTACCGCGTTTGGGGCAGCTCCTGCCAAGAATTTTGTCATTGTCGATGCAAAGAGTAATGAGTCTTTTGTACCTATTCGGTTCCTAAATGGCTATAACGGAACGACGGTAACCTGGACCGCTGCAGATCAGCGCATTGATATCGTCAAGGAACAAACTAAACTCACCTTATTCGTTGGCAAAACAACGGGAACATTAAATGAAGAACCTGTCCAATTAACGGGTGCACCTTTTAATGATAATGGGGTTACGTATGTACCACTTCAAGTCGTTAGTAAGGCGTTGAACATGCAGGTAACTTGGGATAAGGAGCTATCCTCCGTCAAGCTTAATCAAGACGATGTTTCGGCCGCCTCCTTACCTTTTCTTACCCGAGATAAGAATGGAAATGTTAACAACAGCAAGCCGATCGTGAGCGAGAAGAAAACCTTTAAGGTGGGGAAAAAATCTTTTACCGTGCAAATGGTGACGATCTCGTTGCTGCACCCTAAGATTGATATGGATGTTGTACTTGCGGGCAATACCATAGGCAAAGTGGAGGAACTCAGTAGCTTGGCCAAACGTAATAACGCGGCTGTTGCTATTAATGGTACTTTCTTTGATGCATACACAACAGGAGATTACAAAGCGCCTTACGGCTACATTATTAGTGGAAATGAGATCCTGAAGCAAAGTGGCGGCGACCGCCGTACTGTCTTCACCTATGACAAGAATCATCTGGTCGAGCTGATCCCAGGCATGGATTTCCTGGACCGCTTCAAACTCGGCACAATCGAGGGTGGCCTTCAAGCTGGACCTCGTCTACTAACCAATGGTAAAGTGACGATTGATGTTGTGAAGGAAGGTTTTAAGGACCCGAAAATATTAACGGGTGGTGGGGCTCGAAGTGCGCTTGGTATTACGCGTGATCATAAGCTAATCCTGATTACTACGGGTGGAGCAACGATTCCGCAGTTAGCGGAGATCATGAAACAGGCAGGTGCTTATCAGGCGATGAATCTTGATGGCGGTGCCTCTAGTGGACTCTACTATAATGGCAAATACATTACGACACCAGGACGCAAGATCAGTAACGCCATTGTGATCAAATATCAATAA
- a CDS encoding response regulator transcription factor: MPTILVADDDANIRELVCLFLRNDGFTTVEAADGKEALVVYASTHVDLVVLDIMMPIMDGWTLCKELRRANPDLPILMLTAKGETWEKVKGFELGSDDYLTKPFDPLELTVRVRALLKRYKIGSTQTIQFGNITLDRQTYKVMRGTESLTLPLKEFELLYKLAGTPGQVYTREQLIDQIWGIDYAGDDRTIDVHIKRLRERFKTAPDFRIETVRGLGYRLEVYE; this comes from the coding sequence ATGCCTACTATACTGGTTGCTGACGATGATGCGAACATTCGCGAACTGGTCTGCTTATTTCTACGTAACGATGGATTCACTACGGTTGAAGCCGCAGACGGTAAGGAAGCGCTGGTTGTCTATGCTTCGACACATGTCGATCTTGTCGTGCTCGATATTATGATGCCGATCATGGATGGTTGGACGTTATGCAAGGAGCTCAGAAGAGCCAATCCCGATCTTCCGATACTTATGCTAACTGCAAAAGGTGAAACGTGGGAGAAAGTGAAGGGCTTCGAGCTGGGAAGTGATGATTACTTGACGAAACCATTCGATCCGCTCGAGTTGACGGTTCGTGTGAGAGCATTACTGAAGCGCTACAAGATTGGCTCCACACAGACGATCCAGTTCGGCAACATCACGCTGGATCGGCAGACCTATAAGGTGATGAGAGGGACGGAGTCGCTTACGCTACCGCTAAAGGAATTCGAATTGCTATATAAACTCGCAGGAACACCCGGGCAAGTCTATACGCGTGAACAGTTGATTGATCAAATTTGGGGAATCGACTACGCTGGAGATGATCGAACGATAGACGTACATATTAAACGCTTACGTGAAAGGTTCAAGACCGCACCCGATTTTCGAATCGAAACGGTGCGTGGGCTTGGGTACCGGCTTGAGGTATACGAATGA
- a CDS encoding sigma-70 family RNA polymerase sigma factor yields the protein MKDQQTVFEEYRREVYRIAWRIQYKAKVVRKRECSFNGFEPATTSFTSTSDNKVVVRQLINALPSDTGKTVIFKLYIQDKTEGEVARELNMSQQGVSKWKRKMIRELSRMMSS from the coding sequence TTGAAGGATCAGCAGACCGTATTTGAGGAGTATAGACGAGAAGTGTACCGGATTGCTTGGCGGATTCAGTACAAGGCTAAAGTTGTAAGGAAGCGGGAATGTTCTTTTAACGGATTCGAACCGGCCACAACCAGTTTCACCTCAACTTCTGATAACAAAGTCGTCGTAAGACAGCTCATTAATGCTCTACCATCCGACACGGGAAAGACCGTCATCTTCAAGCTGTATATCCAAGATAAGACAGAAGGTGAAGTGGCTCGGGAGTTAAATATGAGTCAGCAAGGGGTGAGCAAATGGAAGCGAAAAATGATCCGGGAGTTATCTCGGATGATGAGTTCCTAA